The DNA segment GCCAACATATATTTGCTGTAAGTTTAAGCATACTGTACGATCTTGTCTAGTTCAACGTAAATACTATTTGAATAATGTAAGATTACTGGCTAGCTTGGACATAACcagcaagctagctagctttggACATAACCAGCAAAATATTGGACAGCAAAATCTAATGCCCGGTTGTGGTGCCTAAATTATCAGTACTTTTGTTTGCTGTCCAATATTGGACAGCAAGCTTGCTAGCTAACTAGACTAACTAGCAAAAGCTTACTGATACATAGACTAACTAGCAAGCTAGCTAGGTTGCTGTCCAATTTCTTCTCGCATGATTCAATTTCGACTAGGACAATCTTCTTTCAGCAATTTTTATTTCCAGCTATTGACTCAATATTGACAGATAATCCAGGCAATGTTTATACTATCTTTTGTGGACTATTTTTGTTGTATCATAGCTCTATATTCTTAGAATGGTCTGATTATATAAATGCTGTGTATATATCCTATATGAACCAGTGACCTAGGATGAGGCATGTAAAGACTTGAGTTATGTGAATGGACCGGTGAATATGAGTGTGAAGTATGTGATTAAAAGAATTACAATCATATTGAGATGAGGATCACTATCTCATATTTGTGTGTTGATGATAGACTTAAATGAAGtcccaaatattattattttcatattggTCATTTCTTTTGGTCATGGTATATTATAGAAGACTATACCCGCGTAGCGTAAAATGTTAGAGAAAGCGCTGGTCATGATTTtaacatgtgacatatataTCTGATAGAAGGACTTCTCTATTGGAATGTTCTATAGACAGATCTGTCCAGCGTAACAATCCTCTGTCGTGGCATGTCTTATGTGATGTACATATAACTTATGCCTGAATTATCTgctaaaaatatgtttttggcaTGTTTGATTTGAGGCAAAATTGGAATTAGTGACGTGTAAATAGACTTAAATGATGAGTGTTTGAAaccattaatttatttgttcttATATTGTTTAATTAATCACTTTTACCTACCTAGCTTAATTATTTCATTGATTTACTTAAGGTTTCATTCATAACCCGTAATCGATTGACACAGAAAAATGGACAAGAATTGGATGCACGTGCCAAATAGGTTTACCTCACGTGAATACGGTGAAGGGATTAACACTCTCCTCACCATGGCAAAGACCCATGCACCTGGACAAACTACCATAAGGTGTCCATGTCGGAGATGCCGTAATAACCTATTCCTACCATTCAATGAAGTTGAAGATCATCTATTCACGATAGGTATTGATCCTACTTATACACATTGGATATTCCATGGGGAGTGTGATAGTTGGAGTGTCCATGAGTCAGACAGTGATGACGATAGTGCTAATGAAtctcataattttattgatgatatggatGAGATGATAGAGGACACCCGGGCTGCAACATTCTTTGACCATGCGTATGGTGAACATGCTAGTACTTCAGAGCCCACCATGGGGGAATCACAATCGAAAACTTTTGACCAATTGTTTGATGATGCGAGACGTCCACTTTATCCAAGTTGCAAGAAGTTCTCTAAGCTTTCATTTATAGTCAAGTTGCTCCATATCAAAACTGTTGGTGGGTGGACTATCAAGTCATTTAACATGGTTTTACAATTGTTAAAGGCTGCTTTTCCAGATATTCATATACCTAACTCATACCATGAGGCTCGACACTTAGAACGTGGTTTGGGTTTTAGTTATGTGAAGATAGACGCTTGCCCGAATGACTGCATGCTATTTTGGAAACACGATGCAGATAAAGAAGTTTGCTCTAAATGTGAGGAGCCAAGGTGGGTGTCAACGACAAGGAAAAAAGGGAAGATTCCTCAAAAGGTATTGCGATACTTTCCTCTGAAACCGAGGTTACAAAAATTGTTTATGTCAAAGAATATAGCAAAGTCCATGAAATGGCATAGAGAAGAACGACTTGATGACCATAGTACTTTAAGGCATCCTGCTGATTCAAAGATGTGGAGACAATTTGATAAAGACCACACTTGGTTCGCCCAAGATGCTCGCAATGTCAGACTAGGGCTAGCCAGTGATGGGTTTAATCCGTTCAATAATATGAGCAAACCTTATAGCATATGGCCAGTCATACTCGTGCCATACAACTTGCCCccttggttatgcatgaaagaaccGTACTTAATGTTAACCTTGCTCATTCCTGGCCCCAAAGGACCAGGAAACGACATCGATGTTTATCTACAACCATTAGTGAATGAACTAAAAGAGCTATGGGAGGATGGTGTAGATAGCTATGATGCATCAAAGTCTGAACACTTTCGCTTACATGCTGCACTACTGTGGACTATTAATGATTTCCCTGCATATGCCAACCTTTCTGGGTGGAGCACGAAGGGAAAATTGGCTTGCCCATTATGCAATGAGGACACAGATTCCATGTGGTTGAAACACGGTAGGAAACACTGCTACATGGGTCATCGTCGCTTCTTGCCGTCTGCTCAcccttggagaaagaaaaaggctGCATTCAATGGAAAGGATGATCATCGCTTGCCTCCTCCAGAGCTCACTGCTTCTTTTGTCCTTCAGCAACTATTGCAGCTTAGTAATGTGGAATTTGGCAAAACAAGTAATCGAAAGCGAAAACGTACACCTGCTGAACTAAATTGGACTAAAAAAAGTATATTCTTCGAACTGCCTTATTGGTCAACGTTGCCTTTACGACACAATCTCGACgtcatgcacattgaaaaaaacatTTGCGACAATGTGTTAGGAACGTTGATGGATATTCAAGGTAAAAATAAAGACACTGTTAATGCACGTAAGGACTTGGAAGAACTTGGGTTAAGAAAGGAATTACATCTACAACCTACAACTAGTGGGTACTCCATGGTGCTTGGCTCATACACCCTGGATTTAGATCAGAGGAGACATTTCTGTGCATGGCTCGCAGCTGTTAAATTTCCAGATGGTTTTGCCTCGAACATTTCTAAATGTGTTTCAGTTGGTGATGGAAAGATTTCAggcatgaaaagtcatgactgtcacgtctTTATGCAAAGACTACTTCCAGTTGCAATTGGTGGGTTTCTCCAACCTAATATACGACTTGCATTGACTGAGTTAAGTTCCTTCTTCAAGGCATTGTGCGCACGAACGTTGACATTGGAAGTATTGAAGCAACTACAATACGACATTGCAATCATCCTCTGcaagcttgagatgattttcCCTCCAGGCTTCTTTGATATAATGGTGCACCTCGCTATCCATTTACCCCGTGAGGCTTTTCTTGCGGGACCagttcaatataggtggatgtatccttttgagCGATATTTGGGAAAATTCAAGCGTTATGTtagaaataaggctcgtccggaaggCTCAATTGCTGAAGCTTATGTTCATGTTGAATGCTTGACCTTCTGCTCCTTGTATATCCATGATGTCGAGACCATATATAATCGGGAGGAACGAAACAGGGATATAGATAAAGATACTGAAGGTGGAAAtgacttctctattttctcacaaAAGATACGTCCTCTGGGCTCCCCTACCTCTAATCGATTGGATGAGGCTCTACTCGCAAAGGCAAGGTGGTACGTGCTCAATAATTGTGCAGAGATTAGTCAGTATATCGAGTAAGTACtgggttttttatttaaaatacatcTACTTGATAATATAATTGAACTTGATTATGGTCGGACCAAcctaatatttgtgttttggtttCCTAGTGAGCACTATACGAAGATCAAAGATGCTTCTCTAGCTAATGTAGAGCGTAGACATCAAAACGAATTCTCAAATTGGTTTCGCACCCGTGTAGGTTTCTTTGAATAATTAAGGTTGTGTTAGTACTTTGAATTAAATTTGTAATTCTTATGAGTACCTTTTATGGCTAACTGGACAGATTCAAGACCTCCGTTCAGCAAATCGTGAAAACGTGTCTGATGACATATATGCACTTGCTTGTGGACCAGACCCATGGGTTGCTTCATTTTCTGCTTGCATCATGAATGGGACCAGATTTCACACACTGCGTCGTGGAGAATATCGCCGAACCCAGAATAGTGGAGTGGTTGTTAAAGGGGAACATAACTCAAAGCCCATTGATTTCTACGGTGTTTTGAATGATATATTGCAATTACGCTATATGGGTTGGCGTCATGTATATCTGTTTAGATGTGAATGGTTTGATGTAGGTGATATGAGAAGAGGAATAGTAGTTGGGGAGCACATAACTAGTGTCAACACTTCTCGAAAATGGTATAGGGATGAGCCATTCGCCCTTGCCTGCCAAGTATGCCAAGTGTTTTACCTTAAAGACAATAGTAAACGTGGTAATTGGTCCGTTGTACAAAGGGTAAACAATAGGAATATGTATGATGTTCCAACTATACCATtggaaaatgatgatgatgagaatGATGATCAGAATCTGGATATTGCTGCTTTCCAAGAGAACGAACCCTCATATGTTGAAGTAGAACCTGAATATGATGATAATGGGATGACCGCTCCCTTGCATAGGTCTGACATACAACCAGTCCATGTTGCTTCTGATATAACATTGAATGATCCATTGTCCCTTCCCGATCATGAAGACTTTATTGATGACGGTATAGAGAGAAGCGATGATGACGACACTAGTAGCAGTGAAGCTCTTGAATCTAATTTTGGGACCTCATCTGAGGATGGTATGGATTCATTTTGCCATCAGTTTAAGTCGGCCCCCTCTCATTaccatttaattcattttgtcTAAAATAGGACCCAAGGAGTTAAACTTGGACCTATATATTCTACTTCCTTTAACCTTCCATTGTTTTTTTCCAATTAATAGGTGACTGAGCATAGCTCATGTGCTGTTCGAGTAGTTACATATTTCCAAAGGCATGGTATCTCTCTTCGCTCCTAATTGCCGATTATATACATCATGGTTCCAATTGTTGTATTCATGCTTGTTGAGAACTTACCTGTGGATATGTATATAGCTAATGTTGTCCTGTTGAATATTACTGCATGTGTAGCCAGAATGTTGTTTGGAATTGCAAAGAACAAATGTGATAGAAATTGTTTAATATGAGTTAATAAtttgtttagtaaaaaatagagTACCCAACATTGGAATGCCAAAGAAATTGCTTTACTTTCACTCTTGTTCCTGATTTATTGAAGGAATAAATTACAATTAACACTTACGGGCTGGGGGTGTTGCTTTTCTTGATAAATACTTGTGGGCCCAGGGTCGAGTACTCATGAATGATGTGTTGTTGTTTTATTGGTTTTACAGTTTTCAGACTCTGTAAAGATGATATATATTGTGCTGATTCTTTCTACTCTATAAATAGAAAATGTAAAAGGTTTGCTATTTATGTAAAATAGCAAGGTGAGTAACATCATGCTGTTTTTACAGGTGTTATCCTTCATGTGGCCTAAGTGGGAAATGGTATGAATCGATTGCTGAAACTCGCTTCCAGCAAGGTCAACCACAAATTTGTAGTTACATATTTTCACTTCTTGTAGTTGGCTTCACAGTAATGACGTGAGAGCTCAAGGAACTATTGTTGTACTGGGGAGGCTTTATTGTGTTTCCTAGTGTTGTAAACTGCTTGTACGATGAATAAAGGGGTTAATATTAATGTTGAATGCTTCAAATTAGTTAAATATATTGTACTCATGTAGGCAATGGTCTGATTCGAGTACTAGCCAGGATTTTGAACTTCCTTATGGTTCATGAATTATGTATATATGGATTATGCAGGGATGTATTATTACTAAACAGTTTTTATCTcatttgtatgtgtatatggaagtcatgttatgtttctGGATTTAAGGTGAGATGGTGGCAGAGGTTGATCATGTAATTATCATCTGGGTCCGTAATTTAAAGGCCATGACAAATACATGTACCCACAATACAGTACACCTACAGAAAAATGCAACGATTTTTGGCATGATAATTACTACTGGTGATCAAAGATGACAGTAATGACGTGATCTGCTATGTGTGATCACTACTCAGTTGATACAATATTCCTTCAACTACTGTGTGAGATAGTATTAAGTGGGATAGTCTTTGAAATATAACTGTAACATACATGAGTAGTTGAAGAATTgactatatatgttaattaattagttgCAGCCATATATGGTATGTAATTGATGTCCAGattatgtctataaatagaggCATTTTAATAATCAATTAAGTGGTGTTTTGAAGAAGAGAATAGTCATATATATCACCATGGCATATTTGAGGAAATATTGAAAgtgtttttctattattttcatGGGTAtaatcattctttgaggtgcaCAACAAGTGACCTATAATCCACACCATCCAACATGCCTTTCGTGATCAACTACCATTTTGGTATGTCCTATATATTCTTCtagaatttatattaatactaatgatTTATCTgcatttgtaatttaattatataatatatataagtggtCGGATGTTGAGAAACTTTTAGTCGCTGCTCGTAtatagaataatgatatatttagaaatttgcAGATATTGATAGTTCTTTAGAGCATCCTTCAATGGATTATCTTAAGCTAAAAGACACTTGATAAATGTAACATGAATTTTAAACGTTGACTATTCCATTCACATAAGTTCCTATATTGAATatctatcaaccacaaaataTTTACTTGTAAAATAATATACGATAAATTCCACTTTGATTATATCATTCAAATCCTTATtttggattatctatttattcattatatagtaataaaacaGTTACACTTTATAATATGCATAAATTTATAGAATGATAAATatcctaaaaaaattatttatgacaACCTGACGGAGATATATGTACTACCTACGCCtaaaaagtattatataattttaataatactaATGATTATCATGATTGTCCAGCCAATACAACATCAAAGCTCTATTGTTAGAAAATTGTTAGCAAATACACGTGTGATGATATAGATTATCCAatagattattttaatataaagtatGTACATTTATTATATGGAGATACtgaataataaattttcttatattcATACTATCTGATATATTTTACATACATCTCATATTGTGCATGTTATCATTCAGACATGTCTTCCCCACATAACTTGTAAATACAGAGGCTCAACATCACTGCTACTTAGTACAGAAGCTGCTGGCCAGCAAATCATGGCTAACTGCGATTGATGGATGTCGATTTATCTCACCTACTACTGGTACTGGGTCTACTAACTAGAGCCAGGTCGAAGCGCGGGAGATGAGTACAACAACAAGCGGGAAAGCAAATTTTCATTAGCTATACGAGGATCAGTATAGCTATCAAACCAGAGCATATTGGGTATATTTCCTCAAGTTTCTGCTGGGTGCTCCATTTCAATATAGGTGGAGCATAAAGTTGGGTTGCAAAATTCTGCAAGCTTGTACCCTCCATTAATTCTACTTGCATATCTAAGGAGGTACATCACCATTCTGTCCAGCCTCCGTGCTTCATTATCCAGACTCTCTTGCTTTCCATCTTAGGAGTTGTTCTATTTAAGTTGCTTACAGCTTTATCAGGCTGTAGTTGAACGTTTACTTTGTGCATTTCGAGTTGCAATTGCTTCAATCCTTTGGGTCTTTTTACTGTCAACTACAAAACTGTTAGCTGGAGTAGTATACAGTTTACTCATTATATATGCTTACTTGCTTCTCTTTTCTTGACTTCTCATGAGTACCATATATAGTGCCTCCGCAATGAGTCACACGCATAGAGGGAGAGGAGTGTTGCAGCCCATTGGACGAAACCCACATCCAGAACCAGCAGGTTGGACTTTGAGAGACGAAGCTGAAGTGGACTCTGATGATTCCACTCAACCCCCAGATGAGTTACATCCATCATTTTTGCATCCATCTACTACTCCTGCAGAGGTGAATACAGAAGTGAATACAACAGGCAATGGTAAGTATATTGGACATATATTTATTAAGGGATTAATAAATAATACACAACAGAGAAGTATAATATTAACTGATTTATTTTTAACTGCTAACTGTATGTGTTGCTGGTATAGTACCAAACACTAGTAAACGTGGAAGAGGTGTAGCCAAAGGTACAGAGTTTGAGAGGATGCGAAAGTATGGCAAGATACCACTTGAAATCAAAGATGGGAAGACAGGTCCATCATGTAACAATAGGACAGTATACACAACTCGAGTGACATGGATCATTAAGCACTATGCAGAAATGAGGCATGTTAGCTGGAGTGTTGTCGATGCAAAGGAGAAAGAGGAGCTGTTTGAACGTGTTCGAGTATGGCTCTGATATACTTTTTACTGTCATATGCTCTGTTTTTAGTAATACCTTTAGATAATTAGAATTTTCCCATGAAACGGAAGAGAGGCAAAATTGCCAAAATGCTATATGTCTGGGTGAATCTGTCCTCCTCCAGAGTTTTCCTGcttattataacttatatatctATAATCTAAACTTTAAAAAGAGgaattgaaaataaatgaagCTTGACTCATTATTGATAGGTTGTCAATAATGAAGCTTGGTGTATgagttaaaaaagtgaatggGTTATTTGAGTTTTTGGAAGATACTTAGAGAAAATATTGGTCTGCTGGTTTATGATTTATTCAGACAATTGTGCAAATAGTCTCccaaaaagtaatattaatggGTTATTAATTCAATGACATTAATAGGCTGATTTTGTCCTcgattggacaaaaaaaaatcatcagcGGACTGTCACAAGTCAGCTATCCCGTGCATATAATGCATTTCATTACAAGCTACACCGGAAATACTTGAGTTATGCAACACATGCAGAGGCACTAGCTAATGGAGGTGGGTTGGTAGAGCAGCCAGTCTGGGAGTGGTTATGCAATCGATGGGGGAGTGATTCATTCAAGGTAAGACACCATATATTCATCAAGAAATTCATGTCATTGGGTTCAATATATGTGGCAAGTTGCGAAAATAACGTGTTCGAGTAGGCATTTCATTAAATGAAAAGCTACACTAAAGTACTTTGTGGCATGTACTTACAAATCATGTTTCATTGTAAGACAAAATATCCAAGCTATGATAATGAAAATGATGTAtatatatccttttttttttatttcctcgATTGTAGGGACGTGGATAATGGTAAATATATCACTGCTACATGTTTGTTTACTTGGATTTTGGTTCAAGGATATGAAAGACTTATCATCCTCATGTGCAAGATAACTtcataaatttaagaaaaatgattccTTCATGCTAAGCAAGTAATAAGAACTGTATTGAACTCCTATGGACAGGCCCCTTCGTTGGTTTCTTATGGGAAAGATGGAAGCTAACATAGACTAGTGAGTTGTATGCAAGCTGTGCACAATACATCAGATTCTATTGTTCATGTTTGGCATGTGATCAATTCTGTTTCTAGAAATGTTATAAGTTACTTTATTGTGTTTCCCAAAACAACATAACTATCTTAAATTCAACCTTTTTCCTATTGGCATGCATTCATAACAACTCAAGCAAAGAGGAAATTTATGTATTGTTGCAGAAAATGTCCagtcaaaacaaagaaaataggaGTAAACAAATGGTCAACCACACAAGCGGAAGGACATCATTTGTTGTACTAATGGAGAGGAAGGTATTGCAATAATTTTAATATCCTATATGTTGTGGCTCAAAGATGTGGGTCAATATTTTGAATACTATACTAATTCCAGGGTGTTTTTATGTTCAAGTAGAAAGACAAGAATTTGATTGATTTCTACAAAGATGTGCATTGGTCAAGCAAAAAAGGCAGATTTATCACACCAACTACAGAAGACAATTATGTGagcatatatcatatatttaagcAACTACCTGCACTAGTATTATCACACCAACTGCACAACAGAATATATTTGCACATAAGCACTTGTGTAACCTTATAAGTTAAGTTGTTAGTGAAATGATGGTAATGGTGGATCTGATTCAATTAACAGAATCAAATGGTTGAAAAGATGAATGCGAAAGAACCCGATGCTCGCACGGATGACACTGCAGCAACCATATTTAGGGAGGTTTTGGGACATAGACCAGGATATTCCAGAGGGCTGGGCCATTCTGTGATGCCAGAATCTCCTAAAGTACCTGGAATACCCAATGAGGAGTATGAACGGCTTGCCaaggaaaatgaacaaaatagaaaaaattcagAGTATTACCAAAATCGCCTGAAAGAGATTGAAACTGGTCTAATGGCTATGCAGGAGAATATGCGAGAATATGAAACACGTGTAAACATGAGAATGACAGATATGGAGACAGAATTAGAGTCTCAAAGAGAGACTCATGCTGCAGCTCCTTAGGCATCTGCTGCCAGCTAGCAGTacctactaattttttttttttttttgtcacacTTTTGCTAACCTATTTTGATGAAGTTGTGGTAGGGAGATATTGGTATAGTAGCATTACTTTTGTCTACCATTCTACTCTAGGGAATGTTGTTGGAGAGGATGAAGGAAGTTCATGGAGGTAATGTGGGAACTTGCacagttagaatttttttttttcaatatgttttcCTGGTTACTTGGCTTTGTGAGTAGTTCATCCCAAAAGTAGTACGTATTTTAAATGTAGTTAGTAAAAGGGAGGGGAACAAGGGTATTTCATTAAATGAATGAAGTAGGAATAGTAAGAATAGggatataattattttagtaaagGTTTGACAGCTCATTTATACCTTATTCACTGATGATATATATCTCAATATAATCAAAGTGAGCATATATGTTGTTTTAAGTTTCCAATTATTTCATAGAATAAGCATTGTGAGGATAACATGTTATATAATCTCACTTTTATATAGAGAAGCAGCCCCGGAATATTGACTGCATGCGGATAAATTACACTAGTAGGTAGGTAAATTGGCTAGCTTTAAAAGTATACCCTATTGGATACAGATATttagtttaagtattttatgCTTTCATTTACAGCTATGCTTTAATGCAATATTGTCTAGACAAGTGTAACTAAATAATGCCCTTATGTGTGTGCTCTATTAAAATAGTTTGATATATTTAGCTTGAGCAGATTGTGTAAATTAAACCACACTTTAACTAAAATTACTGTGATTATACACAAGATTTTTTGTATAGGCAAGGCATGGAGACAGTTGGAATTTCAGTGAAGGTGGTAGAAAAGAGGTTGGTCATGGCCCTACCAACATCAGGTAAATATGAACTCATGATTATCAAATTATCTCATCATCGCAGCCCCTAATATGGATTAGGAAAAGGCCATTAATTAGCTAGCTTGTATATAAATGACATGCAGACCCTTCATTAACTTATACTCAACATAACTGAACCACAAATAAATCCCAGCTATTGACCAATTTCATCTATTCAATGAGCTAACTTTAGTTTAGACTGTGTTGGGCTGAAggaataaaaattacattttttatgATGTTTGGCCATTGCAAGAAAGGATGATGCATGGTATGAGGATGACCGTAACTTATTCTAGGTTGCTGGTTATATGGAATTGGATACATGCATGATTATAtggtcttttttgttttatagattttaaatttttttttaatgcctgCAGGATTAGATGGTCTGATTCCATGACATTGATGTGTTTTGTAACAGGTCAATTCACCTTCCAAGGGCAAAGATGATTTTTGGGATATGCTAGCCAATACCCCAAACGACTTCTAAGTGTAGTAATTAGCATGTGGAGTATATGTACATGTAGATGTAGAGTTAGTAGGACTGCTGGCATGTTGACATAGCAACTATGGATGCATTGTTTTAGTACTGCTAAAGTAAGTTATGAAATGTAAACCTTTGAAAGAGTATTTTCTAGCTGATAAGATGATCATCTCATCAGGTAGAAACTGCCCTCcagtttcttttatatatatatataacatactCAT comes from the Carya illinoinensis cultivar Pawnee chromosome 8, C.illinoinensisPawnee_v1, whole genome shotgun sequence genome and includes:
- the LOC122274358 gene encoding uncharacterized protein LOC122274358 gives rise to the protein MDKNWMHVPNRFTSREYGEGINTLLTMAKTHAPGQTTIRCPCRRCRNNLFLPFNEVEDHLFTIGIDPTYTHWIFHGECDSWSVHESDSDDDSANESHNFIDDMDEMIEDTRAATFFDHAYGEHASTSEPTMGESQSKTFDQLFDDARRPLYPSCKKFSKLSFIVKLLHIKTVGGWTIKSFNMVLQLLKAAFPDIHIPNSYHEARHLERGLGFSYVKIDACPNDCMLFWKHDADKEVCSKCEEPRWVSTTRKKGKIPQKVLRYFPLKPRLQKLFMSKNIAKSMKWHREERLDDHSTLRHPADSKMWRQFDKDHTWFAQDARNVRLGLASDGFNPFNNMSKPYSIWPVILVPYNLPPWLCMKEPYLMLTLLIPGPKGPGNDIDVYLQPLVNELKELWEDGVDSYDASKSEHFRLHAALLWTINDFPAYANLSGWSTKGKLACPLCNEDTDSMWLKHGRKHCYMGHRRFLPSAHPWRKKKAAFNGKDDHRLPPPELTASFVLQQLLQLSNVEFGKTSNRKRKRTPAELNWTKKSIFFELPYWSTLPLRHNLDVMHIEKNICDNVLGTLMDIQGKNKDTVNARKDLEELGLRKELHLQPTTSGYSMVLGSYTLDLDQRRHFCAWLAAVKFPDGFASNISKCVSVGDGKISGMKSHDCHVFMQRLLPVAIGGFLQPNIRLALTELSSFFKALCARTLTLEVLKQLQYDIAIILCKLEMIFPPGFFDIMVHLAIHLPREAFLAGPVQYRWMYPFERYLGKFKRYVRNKARPEGSIAEAYVHVECLTFCSLYIHDVETIYNREERNRDIDKDTEGGNDFSIFSQKIRPLGSPTSNRLDEALLAKARWYVLNNCAEISQYIDEHYTKIKDASLANVERRHQNEFSNWFRTRIQDLRSANRENVSDDIYALACGPDPWVASFSACIMNGTRFHTLRRGEYRRTQNSGVVVKGEHNSKPIDFYGVLNDILQLRYMGWRHVYLFRCEWFDVGDMRRGIVVGEHITSVNTSRKWYRDEPFALACQVCQVFYLKDNSKRGNWSVVQRVNNRNMYDVPTIPLENDDDENDDQNLDIAAFQENEPSYVEVEPEYDDNGMTAPLHRSDIQPVHVASDITLNDPLSLPDHEDFIDDGIERSDDDDTSSSEALESNFGTSSEDVFRLCKDDIYCADSFYSINRKCKRCYPSCGLSGKWYESIAETRFQQGQPQICSYIFSLLVVGFTVMTQWSDSSTSQDFELPYGS